The region AAATTCATTTCTGGTACGTTCATCACTTTTAAAGAGACCGCGTAGTGCAGAACTGACTGTCGTTGAATTGATCTTTTGGACCCCTCTCATTTCCATACACATATGACGTGCATGAACGACTACTGCTACACCCTTAGGCTTGATCGTTTCTGAAATGGCATCTGCTATCTGTTCTGTCATCTGTTCTTGTATCTGTAAACGTCTGGCATAGACATTGACGATGCGAGGGATCTTGGAGAGACCCACTACTTTTCCGTCGGGTATGTATGCCACATGTGCACGCCCTATAATAGGTAGCATGTGATGTTCACACATAGAGTAGAATTCGATGTCACGTACGAGTACCATTTCATCATTGCTTGTGCTGAAAAGAGCCTGATTAAGGATTTTTTTTGGATCCTGGTCATAACCCTCTGTAAGAAACTTCAGAGCTTTGGCCACACGGCTGGGTGTTTGAAGTAATCCTTCACGTTTCGGATCTTCTCCTAAAAGTTCAAGGACTTTGGTTACAGCTTGTTCAAATTCTTCTTCTTTATTCATCATGGTATATCCTGCCTATGTGTCATTCCCGGGTCAAGCCCGAGAATGACGGATGCATTTATTTTTCACATTGTAGCTAAAAACAATTTAACAATCTTCTCATCCACTTTGGAGATAGCGAGTTTTTGTATTTCATCTTCACTGAAGTAGTCAGATTTTTCAGGACTATGCTCATAATAGACATAGACTTTGCAGATGAGCTTAAAGTGTGTATAGGCATGGGTGACTTCACCTAGATACTCAGAGGCACACTCTGGGATCTCCACAGATTCAAATCCCCATAGGCCATGCAGGAATTTACCTTCTCTTTGCGTCAGTGAAAGTTTATCTTCATATACACGGATGAGAATATTCTGTTCTCTGGTGGGGACCACACGTCTTTTTTTTGTAGGGTATCGTGTAGGTTCTTCCTTTCCTTTACAGATGTCACCGAGAGGACAGATCTCACATTTTGGATTTCTAGGCAAACAGATGGTTGCCCCTATATCCATCATCGCCTGGTTGTAGTCAAAAGAATTGACTTTGTCTACCAGGTCGTAAGCGATTTCCCAAAGTTTTTTATCCGTGGGTGTGATGAGTTGATGTAAACGGCAAAGTATACGTTTTACATTGGCTTCCATAATGGGAACCGGTTGGTTAAAGGCGAAGGCTGCCACTGCATGTGCAGTATTTTGACCTATGCCGGGAAGTTTAATGAGTTCCTCTATATCACTTGGCAGTTCATCTACAAGTGTAGCAGTCTTATGTAAATTTTTGGCACGATTATAGTAGCCAAGCCCTTCCCACATCTTTAGCACATCATCCAGAGGTGCTTCACCTAAACTCTTAAGGGTAGGAAAACGTTCAATAAAAGGAATATAGTATTTCTCCAACACGGTTTTCACTTGTGTCTGCTGAAGCATCACTTCTGAGAGGTAGATATAATAGGTTTCATCCGTATTACGCCAGGGCAAGTCCAGTCGTCCATATTCTTGGTACCAGTTTTGGATATTTTGGTGGGTTTGTCTATACATGATGGGATTATAGCATGTGTAGCTTTGTACGTGTAGAATGTATGATAAAGCTCTCTAAGATATATTTAGTGAAAGCGTAAAGAGGCAATGATAGAGAGGTTTTTGCAAAAAAGTGAATGATAAAAATGATACAGAAAAGTACTTTGTAAGAGAGAATTTGATGAAAGTACAGTTTATTTGATGGTTAAACACATATTAATGCAATTTTCATTACCATAAGAGATTCTATTGAACACTATAAGGAAGACGTATGAAATTAAATAAAGTGATATTGGCATTTTTGATGCTTGTTGGAGTCGCACAGGCAGATGTGCATTCAAACATGGCAGAAACAAAACTTACAGCAGAACTTTGGGGAAATGAAGGTAATCAAGCGGTCCAGTTGGATGCGTTGATCAAAAAGTCAGAGTCAATTGGTTATTCTGTGGTGCAAGCTAACAAAAATATACAGGTACATTATCAAAACATGTTCAAAGAGAAAACTTTGGAGATGATCTCTTTCTATGGTCTTGTAAATCCAGAAGCACTTAGACCACTTTTCCTTAAAAACCCGGATTTTGGTGCCTATGCTCCCTTTAACTTCTTTGGCTATAAAACGCTTGATAAAGAAAAAGATGATAACACTTGGTATGGACACCTTGCTCCAGATACGATGTTGGACATCATTGGGGAGAAAGATCCGGAGACAAGGAAAGAGTTTACAGCTATGATACATTCCTTTGATGCATTGGTAGAAAAAGAGATGAAGCCTATGAAATCAAAAAGATTTGAACATACGAAGCCATTACCGAAAAATGGATTGACAAGAATGGTGAAAAAGTTTGAAAGAACAGATGATATAGAAACATTTGTTGAAGATTTTGTCATGGACCATGACGGACGTTTCTCTCAACATAATTTTATTATTGCCGGATTCATTGATTTTAAATTTGAATATGCTGATATGGAACTGGAATTTGACAAATATGATGCTTACTGGGTCTCTATGCTTTGTCACTTTGAATTTTCAAACTCCATCTTTAACAGAGGTATGCCTGAAGCAGGTATGTTCGCACCATGTTCAGTCTACTTCTATATTCCTAAAGGGAGCAATGAACTTCACGTAGGGTATGCATCTGTGGATAATTGGATCAATGCACTCAACTTTAAAGACCAAAAACGTATCGATTATATGAGAGCGATCGATGCAGAAGTCGTTGAAACCTTTAAAGAGATGGGCTTTGAAGTGGTAACACTCGGTAAAGACTGATCGAGAAAGTTGAAGCAAGAGTGATGAAAAAAATTAAAAAAAGGGATACATAGATGAAATTGATCAACATAATATTAGCATTTTTATTGGCGTTGGCTACTGCACAAGCTGAAAGTACTAAACTGGATATATCTGCACCTGCACCTGAAGTGCTTAGTACCTATTATGCAGCCAAAGCACAAGATGCCAAAAAAGTACAGTCAAAATTGAAAGCCAATGGTTTTTCCATTTTGGCTGTGACTGCACCGATCAAAGGTTCTATTGTTATTACAGTGACAAATAAAGAATTAAAAGCTACAAACACTTGGTTGGCAACCTTGAATGTACTTGTCAATGAAAAAGAAGTGCGTGTACAAAATCCATCATACTTTGGTGCAGCATACCTTCAAGACACGTTTAAATATGGTCAGTTTGCCGGGACATTGAAGTCTCTTCAAAAAGCACTGGGTG is a window of Sulfurovum sp. TSL6 DNA encoding:
- the folE gene encoding GTP cyclohydrolase I FolE, which encodes MNKEEEFEQAVTKVLELLGEDPKREGLLQTPSRVAKALKFLTEGYDQDPKKILNQALFSTSNDEMVLVRDIEFYSMCEHHMLPIIGRAHVAYIPDGKVVGLSKIPRIVNVYARRLQIQEQMTEQIADAISETIKPKGVAVVVHARHMCMEMRGVQKINSTTVSSALRGLFKSDERTRNEFYNLINTPTPSNF
- a CDS encoding A/G-specific adenine glycosylase translates to MYRQTHQNIQNWYQEYGRLDLPWRNTDETYYIYLSEVMLQQTQVKTVLEKYYIPFIERFPTLKSLGEAPLDDVLKMWEGLGYYNRAKNLHKTATLVDELPSDIEELIKLPGIGQNTAHAVAAFAFNQPVPIMEANVKRILCRLHQLITPTDKKLWEIAYDLVDKVNSFDYNQAMMDIGATICLPRNPKCEICPLGDICKGKEEPTRYPTKKRRVVPTREQNILIRVYEDKLSLTQREGKFLHGLWGFESVEIPECASEYLGEVTHAYTHFKLICKVYVYYEHSPEKSDYFSEDEIQKLAISKVDEKIVKLFLATM